One part of the Bacteroidia bacterium genome encodes these proteins:
- a CDS encoding DUF6569 family protein, protein MNTRIFSYSTCLLCLVFLFQACSIPLSNFSKEEEAHIYSDPVSSYLPAGEQAFQITESFTSDNLQIFLILGEEEGKLPEYLSLGEAMKNNQVEVKETGQVNELSITNKSDKHIFIHSGDIVKGGKQDRTLAYDLIVPPHVKDMPLASFCVEQGRWRKRGNESTDNFSENKRMLSSRELRLAAKYEKNQSSVWQSVAYQKEELSKKISEKKGEIVEVADGLSSSSLELALDNKELDSLRKEQKALYKDLLKKHPKALGYAYAINGEIYGIDIYNSHILFSQLWDKLLESVIVEAISKIDTSLAFTAIKKEEVDAFISATHTSELKTEKKQINPSTQFETTENEYRYILFSTEDKKQKNWVHRNYMRKAEAAPILPNQLRIQQATSMPPPEVLNRLRNRRIPIDTSLIDTTRQRP, encoded by the coding sequence ATGAACACACGTATTTTCTCCTACAGCACATGCCTTCTTTGTTTAGTTTTTCTATTTCAAGCTTGTTCGATTCCCTTATCGAATTTTAGCAAGGAAGAAGAAGCTCATATCTATTCAGATCCCGTTTCTTCTTATCTACCTGCTGGAGAGCAGGCTTTTCAAATTACCGAAAGCTTCACTTCTGACAATCTACAAATCTTCCTTATTCTGGGAGAAGAGGAAGGCAAACTTCCGGAATATCTGAGTTTGGGGGAAGCCATGAAAAACAATCAGGTCGAAGTCAAAGAAACCGGGCAAGTCAATGAACTCAGCATCACCAACAAAAGTGATAAACACATTTTCATTCATTCCGGTGATATAGTAAAAGGAGGAAAACAGGATAGAACCCTGGCCTATGACCTGATTGTTCCACCACATGTAAAAGATATGCCTTTGGCCAGTTTTTGTGTGGAGCAGGGACGTTGGAGGAAAAGGGGGAATGAATCAACCGACAATTTCTCAGAAAATAAACGCATGCTTTCCTCCCGGGAACTCAGACTGGCTGCAAAATACGAGAAGAACCAAAGTAGTGTCTGGCAAAGTGTCGCTTACCAGAAAGAAGAACTGAGCAAAAAAATTTCGGAGAAAAAGGGAGAGATCGTAGAAGTAGCAGATGGGCTTTCTTCCTCTAGTCTGGAACTGGCTTTGGACAATAAAGAACTGGATAGCTTACGAAAGGAACAAAAAGCTTTATACAAAGACTTATTGAAAAAACACCCAAAGGCTCTGGGCTATGCATATGCGATCAATGGAGAGATTTATGGAATCGATATTTACAATAGCCATATCCTATTTAGCCAACTTTGGGATAAACTTCTGGAGTCAGTCATTGTTGAAGCCATATCCAAAATTGATACTAGCCTCGCATTTACAGCTATTAAGAAAGAAGAAGTAGATGCCTTTATAAGTGCAACTCATACTTCTGAGCTAAAGACTGAAAAAAAGCAGATCAATCCTTCTACCCAGTTTGAAACTACGGAAAATGAATATCGCTATATCCTGTTTTCAACTGAGGACAAAAAGCAGAAAAATTGGGTACATAGAAATTATATGAGAAAAGCTGAGGCAGCTCCCATTCTTCCCAATCAACTCAGAATCCAGCAAGCGACAAGCATGCCTCCACCAGAAGTTCTGAACCGCTTGAGAAATAGAAGAATTCCCATAGATACTTCCCTCATAGATACAACTCGACAGCGACCTTGA
- a CDS encoding ATP-grasp domain-containing protein, whose amino-acid sequence MSKSLPMIKLAILYQAHKPPVFDGILKPMKHGGYSDSGADIAFGLKDEIEIICPVDKAKENSDYDWVFPDTAAGIQEAIDKGATHFWLNTLLYGGHPAEAFMKGNSFWIGQVPELVGKHDDKYLTNELLHESGIPISRSLIFEKDTLDVKEKPAFPLVIKPIRGRGSKGVKVVENRNEFIRESLKLLDSKRFGNKLMVESFLPGQEITMAVMPAGIYVIGGKEVEKKEAWSLPPVKRENHIKGIAPYSGIVPVSHNSYAIENEALEEPSLKQILKEASQVGKVLDIRAPIRLDARQNAQGKYFIFDVNFKPNMTGASRTHRKNQDSLVMIAARSMGWTYKDLLLNILRQAWK is encoded by the coding sequence ATGAGTAAGTCCCTCCCTATGATCAAACTAGCGATCCTTTACCAGGCACACAAGCCTCCTGTTTTTGATGGAATTTTGAAACCTATGAAACATGGAGGATATAGTGATAGTGGAGCCGATATTGCCTTTGGGCTAAAAGATGAAATTGAGATTATTTGCCCAGTCGATAAAGCAAAGGAAAATTCCGATTATGACTGGGTGTTTCCGGATACAGCAGCAGGAATACAAGAAGCCATAGATAAAGGAGCCACTCATTTTTGGTTGAACACACTTCTCTACGGGGGTCATCCGGCCGAAGCCTTTATGAAAGGCAATAGCTTCTGGATCGGCCAGGTCCCGGAACTCGTGGGCAAGCATGATGATAAATACCTGACCAATGAACTTCTACATGAATCGGGGATACCCATTTCCCGTTCCCTGATTTTTGAGAAGGATACCCTGGATGTAAAAGAAAAGCCAGCTTTCCCTTTAGTAATAAAACCAATCAGAGGAAGAGGAAGCAAGGGAGTAAAGGTCGTAGAAAATAGAAATGAGTTTATTAGAGAATCCCTCAAACTCCTCGATTCAAAACGTTTTGGGAATAAGTTAATGGTAGAATCATTTCTTCCGGGTCAGGAAATCACCATGGCTGTTATGCCTGCGGGGATTTATGTGATTGGGGGAAAGGAAGTAGAGAAAAAAGAAGCATGGAGCCTTCCTCCGGTTAAAAGAGAAAATCATATCAAAGGGATAGCTCCCTATAGCGGGATCGTTCCTGTAAGCCACAATAGCTACGCCATTGAAAATGAAGCACTTGAAGAGCCTAGCCTCAAGCAAATTTTGAAAGAAGCTAGTCAGGTAGGGAAAGTGCTGGATATAAGGGCGCCTATTAGGCTGGATGCACGCCAGAATGCTCAGGGGAAATACTTCATCTTTGATGTCAATTTTAAACCCAATATGACCGGAGCATCGAGAACCCATCGAAAAAACCAGGATAGTCTGGTTATGATTGCAGCACGCTCTATGGGTTGGACATATAAAGACCTTCTCCTGAATATTTTGCGGCAGGCCTGGAAATAA
- a CDS encoding amidohydrolase, with protein sequence MKQSIYYLLFLSLFFGSLQAQLSPEKSAMITDLEKNQSKYVSVAEKIWSHAELGFLEDESSALLQKTLKKAGFSIKADVAGMPTAFIAEYGSGKPIIAMLAEYDALPDMSQKAVPMKVKSPNGSAGHACGHHLFGAGSIAAAITVKNWLKETKTPGTIRLYGTPAEEGGGGKVFMVRSGLFDDVDAVLSWHPGNENSADAGSSLAAISARFRFKGVAAHAAGAPWMGRSALDGVEAMNYMVNMMREHVKPESRIHYAILNGAKAANIVPAEAEASYIIRHPDMREVRQLFARVVKASEAAAMGTETEVSHEIIIGYFNKLPNQVLGEAMHKNLQLVGGVSYDAKEKDFAAKLMDTYDSRDLMPESAEKVKEFEVIEIGRGGSTDVGDISWVRPTTGMRAATWAPGTSAHSWQAVAAGGMSIGHKGMMVAAKTLSLTAFDLFNNPELLEKANEELLRRRGADFKYESLLGDREPPLDYRKGQE encoded by the coding sequence ATGAAACAATCTATCTACTATCTACTTTTCTTATCACTTTTTTTCGGAAGTCTTCAGGCGCAACTGAGCCCAGAGAAATCGGCCATGATTACTGACCTGGAAAAGAATCAATCAAAATATGTATCTGTAGCAGAAAAAATCTGGAGCCATGCTGAGCTTGGATTTTTGGAGGACGAAAGTTCAGCCCTTCTTCAAAAAACGCTAAAAAAAGCAGGCTTTAGTATAAAGGCTGATGTTGCAGGAATGCCGACTGCTTTTATTGCCGAATATGGAAGTGGAAAACCCATCATTGCAATGTTGGCGGAGTATGATGCCTTGCCCGATATGTCGCAGAAGGCTGTTCCCATGAAAGTGAAATCACCGAATGGAAGCGCCGGTCATGCATGTGGGCACCATTTATTTGGAGCTGGTTCTATAGCTGCAGCAATTACGGTCAAGAATTGGTTAAAAGAGACAAAAACTCCCGGAACGATCCGTTTGTATGGAACTCCTGCGGAAGAAGGAGGTGGAGGAAAAGTCTTCATGGTCCGTTCAGGATTGTTTGATGATGTTGATGCTGTACTTTCCTGGCATCCGGGAAATGAAAACTCTGCTGATGCGGGTTCCTCTCTTGCAGCGATCAGTGCTCGCTTTAGATTTAAGGGAGTGGCTGCTCATGCTGCCGGAGCTCCCTGGATGGGGCGAAGTGCATTGGATGGAGTAGAGGCCATGAATTATATGGTCAATATGATGCGGGAGCATGTAAAGCCGGAATCCCGAATCCATTATGCCATTCTGAATGGTGCTAAAGCAGCGAATATTGTTCCTGCGGAGGCTGAAGCTTCTTATATCATCCGTCATCCTGATATGCGTGAAGTAAGACAGCTGTTCGCTCGGGTTGTAAAGGCATCTGAAGCTGCGGCTATGGGGACAGAAACCGAAGTAAGCCATGAAATCATCATCGGATATTTCAATAAACTTCCTAATCAGGTTTTAGGCGAAGCCATGCATAAAAACCTTCAATTAGTTGGGGGAGTGAGCTATGATGCAAAGGAAAAAGACTTTGCTGCCAAATTGATGGACACCTATGATTCCAGGGACCTTATGCCTGAGTCCGCTGAAAAGGTAAAAGAATTTGAAGTAATTGAAATTGGTCGTGGTGGTAGTACAGATGTTGGGGATATCAGTTGGGTAAGACCTACTACAGGCATGAGGGCTGCAACCTGGGCTCCGGGAACTAGTGCCCATAGTTGGCAGGCAGTTGCCGCAGGAGGCATGAGCATTGGCCACAAAGGCATGATGGTCGCAGCCAAAACCCTGAGTTTGACAGCCTTTGATTTATTCAATAATCCCGAGCTACTCGAAAAAGCAAATGAAGAATTGCTAAGAAGAAGGGGAGCGGATTTTAAATATGAATCATTGCTGGGAGATAGAGAACCTCCATTGGATTATAGGAAGGGGCAGGAGTAA
- a CDS encoding cyanophycinase — MKYLLCLSILVCLFFHSCAQKPEVGPEKGSLLIVGGGRLSPKIIDKFIELAGGKDAPMVLIPTAGGAASYPDSRGDLLRDRGATNVTVLHSTDKEVVNSEEFLSPLREAKGVWFSGGRQWRLVDAYADTEAEILFWEVLNKGGVIGGSSAGATIQGSYLARGDTKNNQIMMGDHEEGFGFLKNVAIDQHVLARNRQFDLFTILKAKPELLGIGIDENTAIVVQADEFEVLGASYVLMYDQNFYSREGFDQKELPKKEAQFYFLKEGDRYDLKKREVID, encoded by the coding sequence ATGAAATACTTGCTCTGCCTAAGCATCCTTGTTTGCCTGTTTTTTCACTCCTGCGCCCAAAAGCCAGAAGTTGGTCCAGAGAAGGGATCACTTTTGATTGTAGGAGGAGGACGTCTTTCCCCAAAAATCATTGATAAGTTCATTGAATTGGCGGGTGGAAAGGATGCCCCTATGGTGCTTATCCCTACAGCTGGAGGTGCAGCTTCTTATCCGGATTCCCGAGGGGACTTGCTCCGGGACAGAGGCGCAACAAATGTGACTGTCCTCCATTCGACAGATAAAGAGGTCGTAAATTCTGAAGAATTTTTAAGCCCACTGAGAGAAGCCAAAGGCGTGTGGTTTAGCGGAGGTCGCCAATGGAGATTGGTAGATGCTTATGCAGACACGGAAGCCGAAATACTCTTTTGGGAAGTTTTGAATAAAGGCGGCGTAATCGGAGGCTCTTCCGCAGGTGCGACCATCCAGGGTTCTTACCTGGCCCGAGGCGATACTAAAAACAATCAAATTATGATGGGCGATCATGAAGAAGGCTTTGGCTTTCTCAAAAATGTAGCCATCGATCAGCACGTGCTTGCCCGCAATCGCCAATTCGATCTTTTCACCATCCTTAAAGCCAAACCCGAACTATTGGGAATCGGCATAGATGAGAATACCGCCATCGTCGTGCAAGCTGATGAATTTGAAGTTCTGGGTGCCAGCTATGTGCTGATGTATGATCAGAACTTTTATTCAAGAGAGGGCTTTGACCAAAAAGAGCTTCCCAAAAAAGAAGCTCAATTTTATTTTCTGAAAGAGGGAGATCGGTATGATTTGAAGAAGAGAGAGGTTATTGATTAG
- the polA gene encoding DNA polymerase I: MAKNKLFLLDAMALLYRAHFAFIRNPRITSTGMNTSAMFGFCNTLLEIVNKEDPSHLAVVFDTKAPTFRHIAYEPYKAQREAMPEDLSKAIPYAYKLLDVLNIPALFMDGYEADDLIGTISAQVDANEYDVYMVTPDKDYAQLVKDNVFLYRPRSRGGGFEVMGIEEIKESFGIPPSQIIDFLGLKGDAVDNIPGVPKVGDKTAVALLSEYGSVENIIANVDNITKKAVAASLRENAEQGLMSKELATIKLDVPFEWTTKQLEVEHCELDGLMELMGELEFRTTTQRFLTSKFNPVKVAVQEDLFGNQVGDGPTLPSDFGKGNMETIDTSKADYIELKSAEDRKKLIDKIKKVGEVCFDTETTGLDAMNVEIVGLALSTKSSEGYYQHFPEDWSEDQVKEVLGEFQEILLSDSILKIGQNLKYDILVLKNYGIELGGPMFDTMLAHYVINPSGKHSMDALSEEYLNYTPVSITTLIGKKGVKQKSMRDVEVERLVDYASEDADITFRLKEKLAPEVKESNIFNDIEQPLMPVLAAMEFEGIKIDKKALDDYSEELAGRLVTLEKDIYTLAGLEFNINSPKQLGEILFDKLELGKGAKQKKTKTGQYVTNEQVLSSLAMTHELPDRILAYRGVKKLKSTYVDALPKLINPKTGRVHTTFSQSVAVTGRLASTNPNLQNIPIRTADGREVRKGFIPRDEDHILMAADYSQVELRIMAAMSQDKNMMEAFQQKLDIHRATAARVFGVTPEEVTPGQRSAAKTVNFGIIYGISAFGLSQRMGIKRTEAKEIIETYFEQYDRVKAYMDECVEKAREKGYVETLFGRRRYLADINSRNATVRGFAERNAINSPIQGTAADIIKIAMINLYDALSKSSLKSKMLLQVHDELVFDVHKSEVEEMKALIMDKMVNAVNLDVPMEVEIGTGDNWLQAH; encoded by the coding sequence ATGGCAAAAAACAAACTCTTCCTTTTAGATGCGATGGCCCTGCTTTATCGGGCCCACTTTGCTTTCATCCGTAATCCCCGAATTACCTCCACAGGCATGAATACCTCAGCCATGTTTGGCTTTTGTAATACCCTGCTGGAAATCGTGAATAAAGAAGACCCCTCGCATCTTGCCGTGGTGTTTGATACCAAAGCTCCTACTTTCAGACATATAGCCTATGAGCCTTATAAAGCTCAAAGAGAAGCTATGCCCGAAGATTTGAGCAAGGCCATTCCTTATGCTTACAAATTGTTGGATGTCTTGAATATCCCGGCCTTGTTTATGGATGGCTATGAAGCAGATGACCTCATCGGAACTATCAGTGCCCAGGTGGATGCCAATGAGTATGATGTTTATATGGTAACCCCGGATAAGGATTATGCTCAATTGGTGAAAGACAATGTTTTTCTCTATCGGCCACGTTCGAGAGGCGGAGGGTTTGAAGTCATGGGAATAGAAGAAATCAAAGAATCTTTTGGTATTCCTCCTTCACAGATCATTGATTTTCTGGGGCTAAAGGGAGATGCAGTAGATAATATCCCTGGGGTTCCCAAGGTAGGAGATAAAACTGCGGTAGCTCTCTTGTCTGAATATGGCTCGGTAGAAAATATCATTGCCAATGTTGACAATATCACAAAGAAAGCAGTAGCTGCTTCCTTAAGAGAAAATGCAGAACAAGGGTTGATGTCGAAAGAATTGGCGACCATCAAACTGGATGTTCCTTTTGAGTGGACCACCAAACAATTGGAAGTTGAGCACTGTGAACTGGACGGTCTGATGGAATTGATGGGCGAACTAGAGTTTAGAACTACCACCCAACGCTTCCTGACCAGCAAATTCAATCCAGTCAAAGTAGCCGTGCAGGAAGACCTCTTTGGGAATCAGGTTGGGGATGGTCCCACTTTGCCTTCTGATTTTGGCAAAGGGAATATGGAGACTATTGATACCAGCAAGGCTGACTACATAGAATTGAAAAGTGCGGAGGATAGAAAAAAATTGATCGACAAGATCAAAAAAGTGGGAGAAGTTTGTTTTGATACGGAAACCACCGGGCTGGATGCAATGAATGTGGAAATTGTGGGTTTGGCCCTGAGTACCAAATCCAGCGAAGGCTACTACCAGCATTTTCCAGAGGATTGGTCAGAAGATCAGGTTAAAGAGGTTTTAGGCGAATTTCAGGAAATCCTGTTAAGTGATTCTATTCTGAAAATAGGCCAAAATCTGAAATATGATATTCTGGTGCTGAAGAATTATGGCATTGAATTGGGCGGTCCTATGTTTGATACCATGCTGGCTCACTATGTGATCAATCCGAGTGGGAAACATAGCATGGATGCGCTTTCAGAAGAATACCTCAACTATACTCCCGTCTCAATTACGACTTTGATTGGAAAGAAAGGAGTCAAACAAAAATCCATGAGAGACGTGGAAGTAGAGAGGTTGGTGGATTATGCTTCTGAAGATGCAGATATCACTTTTCGATTAAAGGAGAAGCTTGCACCTGAAGTAAAAGAAAGCAATATCTTCAATGACATTGAGCAGCCTTTGATGCCTGTTCTGGCTGCTATGGAATTTGAAGGAATTAAAATTGATAAGAAAGCCCTGGATGATTATTCCGAAGAATTGGCCGGAAGGCTGGTTACCCTGGAAAAAGATATTTATACCCTTGCAGGGCTTGAATTTAATATCAACTCCCCCAAGCAATTGGGAGAAATACTCTTTGACAAACTGGAATTAGGCAAAGGAGCCAAGCAAAAGAAAACCAAGACCGGGCAGTATGTTACCAATGAGCAGGTCTTGAGTAGTCTGGCTATGACCCATGAACTACCGGATCGAATCCTTGCCTATCGGGGAGTAAAGAAATTGAAATCCACCTATGTGGATGCTTTACCCAAACTAATCAATCCCAAAACAGGTCGGGTCCATACGACCTTTAGCCAATCCGTGGCAGTGACCGGAAGATTAGCCTCCACCAATCCCAACCTTCAAAACATACCCATTCGTACGGCTGATGGCAGAGAGGTACGAAAAGGATTTATCCCAAGAGATGAAGATCACATCCTGATGGCCGCTGACTACTCTCAGGTAGAACTGAGGATCATGGCCGCTATGAGTCAGGATAAGAATATGATGGAAGCCTTTCAGCAGAAACTGGATATCCACCGAGCAACTGCAGCGAGGGTATTTGGGGTAACACCAGAAGAAGTAACTCCAGGGCAAAGATCGGCAGCAAAGACGGTCAACTTTGGAATCATCTACGGAATTTCTGCTTTTGGCCTGAGTCAAAGAATGGGAATCAAGCGGACTGAAGCCAAGGAAATCATTGAGACATATTTCGAACAATATGACCGAGTGAAAGCCTATATGGACGAATGTGTAGAAAAAGCCAGAGAAAAGGGCTATGTAGAAACCCTCTTTGGGAGGCGTCGGTACCTGGCTGACATCAATTCCAGAAATGCGACTGTCAGGGGATTTGCCGAAAGGAATGCTATCAATTCACCCATCCAGGGAACAGCAGCTGACATCATCAAAATTGCGATGATCAATCTCTACGATGCCCTTTCCAAGTCAAGCCTCAAATCGAAAATGCTCCTGCAGGTGCATGATGAATTGGTATTTGATGTTCATAAATCTGAAGTAGAGGAAATGAAAGCCCTTATCATGGACAAAATGGTCAATGCAGTAAATCTGGATGTACCCATGGAAGTTGAAATTGGTACGGGAGATAATTGGTTACAAGCCCATTAA
- a CDS encoding cyclic nucleotide-binding domain-containing protein — protein MLQPSSEKETTSIMASCHWKDAHIFSQLTDEEVNRLKPLIEKKFLEKGEILFKEGDEGNGIFIIQYGEIEICKEEGFVLSTMQCGQSFGGISTFSNQPRSAAARASQDSLLAWLDRDSLQKVSEGGLNSISNKILHNYISLQRQIQEKSDQKIVGEAKRQLETAKEQIEFGTFFVTIVFFVSLYAFAIRSGAEWIDNFAAKTYLTVSLLVLMLIVVGIGLRNSEYTLKDYGFNFGDWKRQVPEALLWTGGFILLATFLKYLLVQFVDIYAGQPIISLPGYMGVDTTTAILTTLLYCVFAPVQEFLARGLTQSSLSRFLKGKHVDAKAILITTLLFSTTHLHLNTYFALAVILPSIFWGIMYARQKSLLGVSISHIIIGIYVAFIMGGLE, from the coding sequence ATGCTACAGCCTTCATCCGAGAAAGAAACAACTTCAATTATGGCTTCCTGTCACTGGAAGGATGCCCATATTTTTTCTCAATTGACGGATGAGGAAGTAAATCGACTTAAGCCCCTGATAGAAAAGAAATTCCTTGAGAAAGGAGAAATACTTTTCAAGGAAGGCGATGAAGGGAATGGCATATTTATCATTCAGTATGGGGAAATTGAGATTTGTAAAGAGGAAGGTTTTGTTCTGAGTACAATGCAATGCGGCCAATCTTTTGGAGGCATATCAACATTTAGCAATCAACCGAGATCAGCAGCAGCCAGGGCTAGTCAGGATAGCTTACTTGCCTGGTTGGATCGTGATAGTTTGCAGAAAGTAAGTGAAGGAGGATTAAATTCTATTTCCAATAAAATTCTCCACAATTACATTTCCCTACAACGACAAATACAGGAAAAATCTGATCAGAAAATTGTTGGAGAAGCAAAGCGGCAGTTGGAAACTGCCAAAGAGCAAATAGAGTTTGGTACCTTCTTCGTAACCATCGTATTCTTTGTAAGCCTTTATGCCTTTGCTATTCGCAGCGGAGCAGAATGGATCGACAATTTTGCCGCGAAGACTTATTTAACAGTAAGCTTATTGGTTTTAATGCTGATTGTGGTGGGAATTGGACTTCGAAATTCCGAGTATACCCTCAAGGATTATGGGTTCAATTTCGGTGATTGGAAAAGGCAAGTTCCGGAAGCACTACTTTGGACTGGTGGATTTATCCTCTTAGCTACTTTTCTAAAATATCTCTTGGTTCAATTTGTTGACATTTATGCCGGACAGCCTATCATTTCCTTGCCAGGCTATATGGGCGTTGATACAACGACCGCAATTTTGACTACACTCTTATACTGTGTTTTTGCTCCCGTACAGGAATTCTTGGCCAGAGGTCTGACCCAAAGCTCTCTCAGTCGCTTTTTAAAAGGAAAACACGTAGATGCCAAGGCGATTCTTATTACTACCCTTTTATTTAGCACCACTCACCTTCATCTCAATACTTATTTTGCCTTAGCGGTCATACTTCCCAGTATTTTTTGGGGAATCATGTATGCCCGGCAAAAATCTCTACTAGGGGTGAGTATATCCCATATTATTATCGGGATTTATGTCGCTTTTATTATGGGAGGATTAGAATAA
- a CDS encoding histidine phosphatase family protein: MLSFFIVRHAESVGNVNHHLVGGRSNHFPLTERGRKQAHSLGKRFHGEARHFDEVYASVALRAQETAQISTSYLSIPQKKIILTDDIVEISQGDWEGQVRKEVYNEEMRAKLLADNYNFKAPGGESQREVEERMEAWFNQRINEWDGETNKSIGVYSHGFAIKSYLRRVMGADYLMTLRTVIHNTSITVLQYNKRGFLLERVNDHQHIIGNDFVGHYG, encoded by the coding sequence ATGCTAAGTTTCTTTATCGTAAGACATGCCGAAAGTGTAGGTAATGTCAATCATCACCTTGTTGGCGGCCGTTCCAATCATTTTCCCCTAACCGAAAGAGGAAGGAAACAGGCGCACTCTCTGGGTAAACGTTTTCATGGGGAAGCCCGCCATTTTGATGAGGTATATGCTTCTGTAGCACTAAGAGCTCAGGAAACAGCTCAGATATCTACTTCTTATTTGAGTATACCCCAGAAAAAAATAATCCTGACAGATGATATCGTTGAAATATCTCAGGGAGATTGGGAAGGTCAGGTCAGGAAAGAAGTCTATAATGAAGAGATGAGGGCGAAGTTGCTGGCTGATAATTATAATTTTAAAGCTCCGGGAGGAGAATCACAAAGGGAAGTTGAGGAAAGAATGGAAGCCTGGTTCAATCAGCGGATAAATGAATGGGATGGCGAAACAAATAAGTCGATCGGTGTTTATTCACATGGTTTTGCCATTAAAAGTTACCTGCGAAGAGTAATGGGGGCTGACTATTTGATGACCTTGCGTACGGTTATTCATAATACTTCTATAACTGTTCTGCAGTATAATAAAAGAGGCTTCCTTCTGGAAAGGGTGAATGATCATCAGCATATCATAGGAAACGATTTTGTTGGACATTATGGATAA
- a CDS encoding carbon-nitrogen hydrolase family protein has translation MDKVKVAIVQAKPVYLNLKASLEKVESFAKKASKEGAKLIVFGETWLPGYPAWLDFCPQMGFWDHEPTKEVFAKTFENSLEVPGPATDQLGKIARELEVSIVIGVNEKVKTATCYNTLLIFGPDGELRNHHRKLMPTYTEKLMHNRGDAAGLKTVDLPFGKLGGLICWEHWMPHNRQALHDMGEHIHIALWPKVHEMHQVASRQYAFEGRCFVLAAGQLLQAKDIPAELELPEHLKNEPEQYVLNGGSCIIGPNGFYIEEPLWDKESLIFAELDLRETIKEKMNLDVSGHYSRPDIFNFTVNRERKND, from the coding sequence ATGGATAAGGTAAAAGTAGCCATTGTACAGGCCAAACCGGTGTATCTGAATTTGAAAGCCAGTTTGGAGAAAGTTGAAAGCTTCGCAAAAAAGGCTTCAAAAGAAGGAGCGAAACTGATTGTTTTTGGGGAAACCTGGTTGCCGGGCTATCCCGCCTGGTTAGACTTTTGCCCGCAAATGGGCTTTTGGGATCATGAACCTACTAAAGAAGTATTCGCCAAAACCTTTGAGAATAGCCTGGAAGTTCCGGGCCCTGCCACGGATCAGTTGGGGAAAATAGCCAGGGAACTTGAAGTGTCAATCGTGATCGGGGTTAATGAAAAAGTGAAAACAGCTACTTGTTATAATACCTTATTGATTTTTGGCCCGGATGGAGAACTGCGAAACCACCATCGCAAACTCATGCCAACCTATACCGAAAAGCTTATGCACAATCGGGGAGATGCTGCTGGATTGAAAACAGTTGACCTGCCCTTTGGCAAGTTGGGAGGATTGATCTGTTGGGAGCACTGGATGCCGCACAACAGGCAAGCCTTGCATGATATGGGCGAGCATATCCACATTGCCCTTTGGCCCAAAGTACATGAGATGCACCAGGTTGCCAGTCGTCAGTATGCCTTTGAAGGGAGATGTTTTGTGTTGGCAGCAGGTCAATTATTACAGGCGAAAGATATTCCTGCAGAACTTGAATTGCCGGAACATTTAAAAAACGAGCCTGAACAATATGTATTAAATGGAGGAAGCTGTATTATAGGCCCCAATGGCTTTTATATAGAGGAACCTCTTTGGGATAAGGAAAGCCTTATATTTGCAGAACTCGATTTGAGAGAAACCATAAAAGAGAAAATGAACCTGGATGTTTCCGGCCATTATTCAAGACCGGATATATTCAATTTTACTGTAAATCGCGAACGAAAAAATGACTGA
- a CDS encoding putative metal-dependent hydrolase → MTDQELEKLRYPIGRFSSPTQLSPEEREEKRSSIRLFPARLRTASEGLNDEQLDTPYRPGGWTIRQVIHHVVDSHLNSYVRFRWTLTEDEPVIKAYDEKAWALLPDAKSAPVSISLDLLHHLHIRWMLLLDAMGKEDYEKRLQHPVSGYLTLDEMLALYAWHCDHHLAHVTELKKREGWA, encoded by the coding sequence ATGACTGACCAGGAATTAGAGAAACTACGCTACCCAATTGGACGCTTCAGCTCCCCCACACAATTAAGTCCTGAAGAGAGAGAAGAAAAGAGAAGTTCAATACGTCTATTCCCTGCTCGCCTCAGAACCGCTTCTGAAGGCCTGAATGATGAGCAATTAGACACCCCTTATAGACCCGGAGGATGGACCATAAGACAAGTTATCCATCATGTGGTTGACAGCCACTTAAATTCTTATGTACGTTTTCGCTGGACGCTCACAGAAGATGAGCCCGTAATCAAGGCTTATGATGAGAAAGCCTGGGCCTTATTGCCCGATGCTAAATCTGCCCCGGTATCTATTTCTTTAGACCTATTACACCATCTTCATATCCGTTGGATGCTTTTGTTAGATGCAATGGGAAAAGAAGATTACGAAAAACGACTGCAACACCCAGTGAGTGGATATTTGACCCTGGATGAAATGCTGGCTCTTTACGCCTGGCATTGTGATCATCATCTGGCTCATGTTACAGAATTGAAAAAAAGAGAAGGCTGGGCATAA